The following proteins are encoded in a genomic region of Glycine soja cultivar W05 chromosome 17, ASM419377v2, whole genome shotgun sequence:
- the LOC114391534 gene encoding uncharacterized protein LOC114391534 has translation MKIDSFLVQQNFTKCTTEHGVYVRNTYSSEFLIICLYVDDLLVTGSSKEDTRVFKGRIIDEFEMSDLGELSYFLGIEFVSTSKEIFMHQKKYVEDILKRFNMMECNSVITPTETRIKLQIDGDEKEVDPTLYKQIIGSLRYLRNTRPDIAYCVGLISRFMEKPKTPHFLAAKRILRYVKGTLDLDILYPYSQKNIEGEVFGYSDSDWCGDKDDRKSTTGYVFKFGTSPISWCSKSRV, from the coding sequence ATGAAAATTGATAGCTTCCTAGTCCAACAGAATTTCACCAAGTGCACTACTGAGCATGGAGTTTATGTCAGAAACACATATTCTAGTGAGTTTTTGATAATATGTCTCTATGTAGATGATTTGCTAGTGACTGGCAGTAGTAAAGAAGATACAAGAGTGTTCAAAGGAAGAATAATAGATGAATTTGAGATGTCTGATCTTGGTGAACTATCATACTTCCTGGGTATTGAATTTGTTTCTACCAGTAaagagattttcatgcatcaaaagaaGTATGTAGAAGACATTCTGAAAAGGTTCAATATGATGGAGTGCAATTCTGTTATCACACCAACAGAAACTAGAATTAAGTTGCAAATAGATGGGGATGAGAAAGAAGTTGATCCTACTTTGTACAAGCAAATTATAGGCTCATTGAGGTACCTACGTAACACCAGACCTGATATTGCCTATTGTGTTGGGTTGATAAGTAGGTTTATGGAGAAACCAAAGACACCTCACTTCTTGGCAGCAAAGAGGATTTTGAGGTATGTGAAAGGAACATTGGATCTTGACATTTTATATCCTTACAGTCAGAAGAATATAGAAGGAGAAGTGTTTGGTTATAGTGATTCAGATTGGTGTGGTGATAAGGATGATAGGAAAAGCACTACTGGGtatgttttcaaatttggaaCATCACCAATCTCTTGGTGCTCAAAGAGCAGAGTGTAG